The following proteins come from a genomic window of Gimesia chilikensis:
- a CDS encoding HEAT repeat domain-containing protein, with protein MTAFKEVETFKPEIPAELEGLNVYLSQDLWVKNHHWSPYDEWKTLRDLKTTELSAPQNHRWLFGVKQDSSPLQQVTQSVKTTDKSAQAEQVADDTTPEKSTGTEKPTAPDNKSATESWSFNALHDFFHREEDSEPTHKSQKIAALQQLAAHDTLAGWNATILWATLAPRTAADTIPTLEKLVCEADKRSDSESKSDKKQKASISPGIRLAALNGLSLVLAHADALPIETKQRLTQLLSRPDISFKLRGELYRSLSRFMPPAQITSMNQSMDITDSSALPPKELRRAALEGCIMHGLWFYAEPDQFSHRTAASQQPRPYQSSAWPENIMQVRWDPDAIIRWNFGYWAAVVRHPDAEAILIAQLKDADLLVQNNAIRNLGLLGSDTALRMLKQQSTRPQETVRVAAATGLSSWGPVYLAGLGDDSSSAVRLAVAEGLGQSPTPDAALQLKSLINDRSTEVQLTVIESIRHWPDELAIPLLLEGIKEGVFKTRRASVLQLTERTGVGGIISIEASREERTAAIQSLVQSGQLPGGFWTQLMQQGIHQESRVNQGRVAELQAYFQQLLNQSPDAPGWQHAFQELSQLTPEEVNQLEKMILETSVAIPDEVYSDLLPKLDTNYAALQQLNSSHVTDRRQAAQQLFMSSQKSSLNPVIVKRLRTMMSREQDRLVWRIVMESISRDSYEEAAQLALLAINHNWPDIRVLGCEYFGAHGIPQYAPWVLPLLNDSNHSVQLAAIRTLGQCHNPIAINGVQTDEQNPSRPASLRNLLTHSNQRVRFETVVALSHLGDFQGMQELVRLSNDTRSAVRRDAVREMGESGQTRFVEPLIQMAWTERNSSTLEEILSSLGRLVPPSDRPAELKTVSSPSEQAKIWMNWWQTQHSGSSSRLFTGS; from the coding sequence GTGACTGCCTTCAAAGAAGTAGAAACCTTCAAACCAGAGATCCCCGCCGAGCTGGAAGGTTTAAACGTTTATCTCTCCCAGGATCTGTGGGTCAAAAACCATCACTGGTCTCCGTATGACGAATGGAAAACACTTCGCGATTTGAAAACAACGGAGCTCTCTGCCCCACAAAACCATCGCTGGCTGTTTGGTGTCAAACAAGACAGCTCTCCCCTGCAACAGGTCACGCAATCTGTCAAAACGACTGACAAGTCAGCACAAGCAGAACAGGTCGCAGACGATACCACACCAGAGAAATCAACTGGGACTGAGAAACCGACTGCTCCTGACAACAAGTCAGCTACAGAGAGTTGGTCATTCAATGCCCTGCATGACTTCTTCCACCGGGAAGAAGATAGCGAACCAACGCATAAGTCACAGAAAATTGCCGCCCTGCAACAACTGGCCGCACATGATACCCTGGCCGGCTGGAACGCAACCATCCTCTGGGCCACCTTGGCCCCCCGGACTGCAGCCGACACCATTCCGACGCTGGAGAAGCTGGTCTGTGAAGCGGATAAGCGTTCGGACTCCGAATCAAAATCTGACAAGAAACAGAAAGCCAGCATTTCGCCAGGCATACGACTGGCTGCACTCAATGGTCTCTCACTGGTACTGGCACATGCAGATGCGCTGCCTATTGAGACTAAGCAACGCCTGACCCAACTGCTTTCGCGTCCTGATATTTCCTTCAAGCTGCGAGGGGAACTCTACCGCAGCCTGTCACGTTTCATGCCGCCAGCTCAAATCACATCCATGAACCAGTCGATGGATATCACTGACAGCAGCGCGTTGCCACCGAAGGAACTTCGCCGGGCGGCCCTGGAAGGCTGTATCATGCATGGCCTCTGGTTTTATGCGGAACCGGATCAGTTTTCCCATCGCACTGCAGCCTCACAACAACCGCGTCCTTACCAGTCTTCTGCCTGGCCTGAGAATATCATGCAGGTTCGCTGGGATCCGGATGCCATCATCCGTTGGAACTTCGGCTACTGGGCGGCCGTGGTTCGTCATCCCGACGCCGAAGCCATCCTGATCGCACAACTCAAAGACGCTGATCTGCTGGTGCAGAACAATGCAATCAGAAACCTGGGACTGCTGGGCAGCGATACCGCACTCCGCATGTTGAAACAGCAATCCACCCGCCCCCAGGAAACAGTACGTGTCGCCGCTGCGACGGGCCTGAGTTCATGGGGTCCTGTCTACCTGGCTGGCCTGGGAGATGACAGCTCCTCTGCCGTACGCCTGGCGGTCGCCGAAGGCCTGGGACAGTCTCCCACGCCTGATGCCGCTTTGCAACTGAAGTCCCTGATCAACGACCGCAGCACCGAAGTGCAACTCACCGTGATTGAATCGATCCGACACTGGCCAGACGAACTGGCAATCCCCCTCCTGCTGGAAGGGATTAAGGAAGGCGTCTTCAAAACACGCCGCGCCAGTGTGCTGCAGCTGACCGAACGGACGGGTGTCGGCGGGATCATCTCCATCGAAGCCTCACGTGAAGAACGGACAGCCGCCATCCAGTCACTGGTACAGTCGGGACAACTTCCCGGCGGATTCTGGACGCAGTTGATGCAGCAGGGAATCCATCAGGAATCCCGCGTGAATCAGGGACGTGTCGCGGAACTGCAGGCTTACTTCCAACAGTTGCTCAACCAGAGCCCTGACGCTCCCGGCTGGCAACACGCTTTCCAGGAGTTGTCCCAGTTGACTCCCGAAGAAGTCAATCAGCTGGAGAAGATGATTCTGGAGACATCGGTTGCCATCCCGGATGAGGTATACAGCGACCTGCTTCCCAAACTCGATACAAATTACGCCGCACTCCAGCAGTTGAACAGTTCGCATGTCACCGACCGGCGTCAGGCGGCCCAGCAACTGTTTATGAGCTCACAGAAATCTTCGCTCAATCCGGTGATCGTCAAACGTCTGCGTACCATGATGTCCCGGGAACAGGACCGGCTCGTCTGGCGGATTGTGATGGAATCGATCTCCCGAGACAGCTATGAAGAGGCCGCTCAGCTTGCCCTGCTGGCAATCAATCACAACTGGCCTGACATTCGGGTGCTGGGCTGCGAGTATTTTGGTGCTCACGGAATTCCCCAGTATGCCCCCTGGGTCTTACCCCTGTTGAATGACAGCAACCACTCCGTGCAACTGGCGGCAATCCGTACCCTGGGACAATGCCATAATCCCATCGCCATTAACGGTGTCCAGACGGACGAACAAAATCCGTCGCGACCGGCATCGCTACGGAACCTGCTAACCCATTCGAATCAACGTGTCCGCTTTGAAACTGTGGTCGCTTTGAGTCACCTGGGCGACTTCCAGGGTATGCAGGAACTGGTGCGTCTCTCCAACGACACCCGCAGTGCGGTCAGACGGGA
- a CDS encoding prolyl oligopeptidase family serine peptidase, protein MLRKMLPGTLALLMLMSGASIQAEEKAQSGKQGAAELKTTIPVNMDYLIYLPENYDEKEKWPLMLFLHGAGERGDNLDLVTVHGPPKLIKNGKQFPFIVVSPQCPKEQLWQPVELTALLNDIEKNYKVDKDRIYVTGLSMGGFGTWSLAAYTPYRFAALVPICGGGEKFWVKKIKHVPIWVFHGAKDGAVPLDRSQTLVDVLKKEKADVSFTIYPEAGHDSWTETYNNPEVYEWLLKQKRKPEKEVRAAEAKAEAERKAKREAAKKKK, encoded by the coding sequence ATGTTGCGAAAAATGTTACCAGGTACTCTGGCACTGCTCATGCTGATGAGCGGGGCTTCCATCCAGGCGGAAGAGAAAGCACAGTCGGGCAAGCAGGGTGCTGCAGAGCTCAAAACCACGATTCCAGTCAACATGGATTACCTGATCTATCTGCCCGAGAATTACGACGAGAAAGAAAAGTGGCCCTTAATGCTGTTTCTGCACGGTGCCGGAGAGCGGGGAGATAATCTGGATCTGGTGACAGTCCACGGTCCTCCCAAGCTGATCAAGAACGGAAAGCAGTTCCCCTTCATCGTGGTTTCTCCCCAGTGTCCCAAAGAGCAACTCTGGCAGCCGGTGGAACTGACGGCTCTGTTGAATGACATTGAAAAGAACTACAAGGTCGACAAAGACCGGATTTATGTAACCGGCTTGAGTATGGGAGGCTTCGGTACCTGGTCCCTGGCCGCGTATACGCCTTACCGCTTCGCCGCCCTGGTGCCGATTTGCGGCGGTGGCGAAAAGTTCTGGGTCAAGAAAATCAAACACGTTCCCATCTGGGTTTTCCACGGAGCGAAAGACGGCGCTGTGCCACTGGATCGTTCGCAGACGCTGGTCGACGTGCTCAAGAAAGAAAAGGCCGATGTTTCGTTTACGATCTATCCGGAAGCCGGTCACGATTCCTGGACGGAAACCTACAACAACCCCGAGGTTTACGAATGGCTGCTGAAGCAGAAACGCAAACCCGAAAAGGAAGTCAGAGCCGCGGAAGCCAAAGCAGAAGCAGAACGCAAAGCAAAGCGTGAAGCAGCGAAAAAGAAGAAGTAG
- a CDS encoding ABC transporter ATP-binding protein, whose amino-acid sequence MIETRNLTKRYGNLVAVNNINLNLGEGDVFGFIGPNGSGKTTTMRMIATLLSPDYGEAYVCGKSIYTHPEEIRRLVGFMPDFFGVYDDMTVIEYLEFFASAYRIKGPQRRKVCEEKLELVDMTFKRDAMVNQLSRGQTQRIGLARVLLHEPQVLLLDEPASGLDPRARIEIRNLLKRLGEMKKTVIVSSHILPELADVCTRVGMIEKGNLIVDDNVDEVMKKARQRILLHVAVTENTDKAAALLEKNPQVSQLEIKKDEMLVTLQNDVKDYTFIPSLLIGEGFQLKLFREEEINLETAFMELTKGLVQ is encoded by the coding sequence GTGATTGAAACACGTAATTTAACCAAACGCTACGGTAACCTGGTTGCCGTGAATAATATCAATCTGAACCTGGGTGAAGGTGATGTCTTCGGTTTTATCGGCCCCAACGGTTCGGGCAAGACCACGACCATGCGGATGATCGCCACGCTGCTCAGTCCGGACTATGGCGAAGCCTATGTCTGCGGGAAATCGATCTACACGCATCCCGAAGAAATCCGTCGTCTGGTCGGCTTCATGCCCGACTTCTTCGGCGTCTATGACGACATGACCGTGATCGAATACCTCGAGTTTTTCGCCTCGGCTTATCGCATCAAAGGGCCGCAGCGCCGTAAGGTCTGCGAAGAGAAACTGGAACTGGTCGATATGACCTTCAAACGGGACGCCATGGTCAATCAGCTGTCCCGCGGCCAGACTCAGCGAATCGGGCTGGCACGTGTGCTGCTGCATGAACCGCAGGTGCTGCTCCTCGACGAACCTGCCAGCGGTCTCGACCCCCGTGCCCGTATCGAGATCCGTAACCTGCTCAAACGACTGGGGGAAATGAAGAAGACCGTGATCGTATCCAGTCACATTCTCCCCGAACTGGCAGACGTCTGTACGCGGGTCGGCATGATCGAAAAAGGAAACCTGATCGTCGATGACAACGTCGATGAGGTCATGAAGAAGGCACGTCAGCGGATCCTGCTGCATGTTGCGGTGACTGAGAACACCGACAAGGCAGCAGCCCTGCTGGAAAAGAATCCCCAGGTTTCCCAGCTGGAAATCAAGAAAGATGAGATGCTGGTGACGCTGCAGAATGATGTGAAGGATTACACCTTCATTCCCTCTCTGCTGATCGGAGAAGGCTTCCAGCTCAAGTTGTTCCGCGAAGAGGAAATCAACCTGGAAACCGCCTTTATGGAACTGACCAAAGGTCTCGTTCAATAA
- a CDS encoding alpha/beta hydrolase has translation MALTTRTFGPLSCQIYDQLPAETKPQIIAVVSHGFGAPGDDLVPLGPEILRQNAELADKVQFVFPAAPLSLIEMGIPGGRAWWMLDVAALNEAIATGKIRDQRGQTPDGLLEAGQQYRAMLDALLQETGVPLSQCVLAGFSQGSMVSTEVALQLPEPPAALAIWSGTLLCEERWGALADQSARFPVQQSHGTQDPILPFDGAIWLKELLEQRDYAVDFTEFVGPHTIPQPALDKFGSLLADLTSSL, from the coding sequence ATGGCTCTCACAACTCGTACCTTCGGTCCTCTCAGCTGCCAGATCTATGATCAACTTCCCGCTGAGACGAAACCTCAAATCATCGCGGTCGTCTCACACGGATTTGGTGCCCCCGGCGACGACCTGGTTCCCCTGGGTCCGGAAATTCTTCGACAGAATGCGGAACTCGCGGACAAAGTTCAATTCGTCTTTCCCGCAGCCCCCCTCTCTCTGATTGAGATGGGAATCCCCGGTGGACGTGCCTGGTGGATGCTGGATGTCGCCGCTTTGAATGAAGCAATCGCAACCGGAAAAATCCGGGATCAGCGCGGTCAGACTCCAGATGGACTGCTGGAAGCGGGTCAACAGTATCGTGCGATGCTCGATGCACTGCTGCAGGAAACAGGCGTCCCACTGTCTCAGTGTGTGCTTGCCGGGTTTTCACAGGGTTCCATGGTATCCACTGAAGTGGCTCTGCAGTTACCCGAGCCCCCAGCCGCACTGGCGATCTGGTCAGGCACTCTGCTTTGTGAAGAACGCTGGGGTGCCCTGGCGGATCAATCAGCCCGGTTTCCGGTTCAGCAGAGTCATGGCACTCAGGACCCGATTCTGCCTTTCGATGGGGCGATCTGGCTGAAAGAGCTGCTGGAACAACGGGATTATGCGGTCGATTTCACGGAATTCGTGGGTCCCCACACCATCCCACAGCCCGCACTGGACAAATTCGGCAGTCTACTTGCTGATCTGACGAGCAGTCTTTGA